A single window of bacterium DNA harbors:
- a CDS encoding TonB-dependent receptor, protein MNQTKNLLGWVLLLSLILAGALLAGTTGKIAGTITEKSTGEALPGANILVTGSRLGAVTDLSGRYTILEVPPGTYSLQVTFLGHQKTIVNDVRVYIDQTARVDVAMIQEAIEIGDVVVVAERPLIKPDVATSVVAVSGTELKSLPVANVTDVMGMQAGIDGTNIRGVGLDEALFMVDGVTMRDPRNNQALTKVALSTVREISVERGGFNAEYGQVQSGIVNVVTNEGKARGYSGSFNLRLTPPARKYFHGSDMPDVNSPQSYWLRPFYDDAVCWTGTTSGAWDTYTQSKYLEFEGWNAVSQQLCTDNNPNNDLSPLAARRVFEYYTRKRQINDQPDYEIDGGFGGPVPIVSKMLGNLRFFASYRGQKSLLLWPSARPDYKDYDARIVVNSDVSESMRLRISGLSGNIATMAGNRASESTYKQWPYELAGTTLGTGGYALFNMFSDWTYGLANRKHNALSAKLTHMLSKSTYYEISAEYFNRKYDTHSPEMRDTSKTTEIIPGYFATSTPYGVFYGIDGIVSGINEGNQNALARDKSNVSSTTLKADLTSQVNFNNLVKSGVEFVYNDLNLDYGYIRMQSGGLQYDNRTQMRDFPVRAAMYLQDKLETKGFILNVGLRLDYSNSRTDWWALDPFNPLFYSYKYTETADLAKTKAKGQWQLSPRLGISHPITDRSKLYFNYGHFKQMPTYESQYRFDRSSDNTLVRFGDPNLTLAKTIAYELGYDHDLFNGQLLLQLAAFYRDISDQQNTTSYRPAYGTAYTVTTSTAYSDIRGFELTLRKSAGRWFYGFLNYTYQATSNGAFGENYVFEDPKSQQDYDENTVNIYQTRSVPSPFARANLTFSTPRQFGRPRLFNHAVLGDLIANILLRWNQGGWTTYNPNNAGTTSFNNNTNNKIQNNIQYLDYFDATLRLSKSIQIRKVNLQVFADINNLFNTRRLNNTGDLNYRKSLHLPRSDAYNNIPGDDKFGDYRKPGVAWQPMENGVDFNSIPSSNRAWYYDKSTNAYWYYTDNVTVLEVKDRWAKVDKAKVDKAIKDRAYIDMPNPSTYWFLNPRTVTFGVRLAFDID, encoded by the coding sequence ATGAACCAGACGAAAAACCTGCTGGGATGGGTCCTCTTGCTTTCGCTCATTCTGGCGGGTGCGCTCCTCGCGGGAACGACCGGCAAGATCGCCGGGACTATCACCGAAAAGTCGACGGGGGAAGCCCTGCCCGGGGCCAACATCCTCGTCACCGGCTCTCGCCTGGGTGCAGTGACCGATCTTAGCGGTCGCTACACCATTCTCGAGGTTCCGCCCGGGACCTATTCGCTCCAGGTCACCTTTCTTGGCCATCAGAAGACCATCGTCAATGATGTCCGCGTTTACATCGACCAGACCGCGCGCGTCGATGTCGCCATGATCCAGGAAGCGATCGAGATCGGAGATGTGGTGGTGGTCGCTGAACGGCCGCTGATAAAGCCCGATGTGGCCACCAGTGTGGTCGCCGTCTCCGGCACCGAGCTCAAAAGCCTGCCGGTAGCCAATGTGACCGACGTCATGGGGATGCAGGCAGGCATTGACGGTACCAACATTCGCGGCGTCGGTCTCGATGAAGCCCTCTTCATGGTCGACGGCGTCACCATGCGCGATCCGCGCAACAACCAGGCCCTCACCAAGGTGGCGCTAAGCACTGTACGCGAGATCTCGGTTGAGCGCGGCGGTTTCAATGCCGAATACGGCCAGGTTCAGTCCGGCATCGTCAACGTGGTCACCAACGAGGGCAAGGCCAGAGGCTACTCGGGCAGCTTCAATCTTCGTCTGACTCCGCCGGCACGCAAGTATTTCCACGGCTCGGACATGCCCGATGTCAACTCACCCCAATCCTACTGGCTGCGCCCTTTCTATGATGACGCGGTCTGCTGGACTGGGACCACCAGCGGCGCCTGGGACACCTACACCCAATCCAAATATCTTGAATTTGAGGGCTGGAATGCTGTTTCGCAGCAGCTCTGCACCGACAACAACCCGAACAATGATCTCTCACCGCTGGCTGCCCGGCGGGTTTTCGAATACTATACCCGCAAGCGGCAGATCAACGATCAGCCCGACTATGAAATCGATGGCGGCTTTGGCGGACCGGTGCCAATTGTCTCCAAGATGCTGGGCAACCTGCGTTTCTTCGCCTCCTACCGCGGACAAAAGAGCCTCTTGCTGTGGCCGAGCGCGCGGCCGGATTACAAGGATTACGACGCCCGCATCGTCGTCAATTCAGACGTCAGTGAGTCCATGAGGCTGCGCATTTCGGGCTTATCCGGAAACATCGCGACCATGGCCGGCAACCGCGCTTCCGAATCCACCTACAAGCAATGGCCCTACGAACTGGCCGGCACCACGCTCGGGACCGGGGGCTATGCCCTTTTCAACATGTTCAGCGACTGGACCTACGGCCTCGCAAACCGCAAACACAATGCCCTTTCCGCCAAACTGACCCACATGCTCAGCAAATCGACCTATTATGAGATTTCGGCGGAATATTTCAACCGTAAATACGACACCCACTCGCCGGAGATGCGCGATACCTCCAAAACCACTGAAATCATCCCCGGCTATTTCGCCACCTCCACGCCTTATGGGGTTTTCTACGGCATCGACGGCATCGTTAGCGGCATCAATGAAGGCAACCAGAACGCCCTTGCCCGCGACAAGTCGAACGTCAGCAGCACTACGCTCAAGGCGGATTTGACCAGCCAGGTCAACTTCAACAACCTCGTCAAGTCGGGGGTCGAGTTTGTTTACAACGACCTGAACCTCGATTACGGCTACATCCGCATGCAAAGCGGCGGGCTGCAATATGACAATCGGACCCAGATGCGCGATTTCCCGGTCCGGGCTGCCATGTATTTACAGGATAAACTCGAGACCAAGGGATTCATCCTCAACGTGGGCCTGCGCCTCGATTATAGCAATTCGCGCACCGACTGGTGGGCCCTTGACCCATTCAATCCCCTGTTCTACTCCTACAAGTATACAGAGACCGCCGATTTGGCCAAGACCAAGGCGAAGGGGCAATGGCAGCTCTCTCCACGCCTCGGCATCTCCCACCCCATCACCGACCGGTCCAAGCTCTACTTCAACTATGGCCATTTCAAACAGATGCCGACCTATGAATCCCAGTACCGCTTTGACCGCTCCTCTGACAATACGCTGGTCCGTTTCGGCGATCCCAATCTGACCCTGGCCAAAACCATCGCCTATGAACTGGGCTACGATCACGATCTCTTCAATGGCCAGCTTCTCCTCCAACTGGCCGCTTTTTACCGGGACATCAGCGACCAGCAGAATACCACCTCCTACCGCCCGGCCTATGGCACAGCCTACACGGTGACCACCAGCACCGCTTATTCCGACATCCGAGGCTTCGAGCTCACCCTGCGCAAATCGGCCGGACGCTGGTTCTACGGCTTTTTAAATTATACCTATCAAGCCACCTCGAATGGCGCCTTCGGCGAGAATTATGTCTTCGAGGATCCCAAGTCGCAGCAAGATTACGATGAGAACACGGTGAATATCTATCAGACCCGCTCGGTGCCCTCTCCCTTCGCCCGGGCCAACCTGACCTTCTCCACGCCGCGACAGTTCGGCCGCCCAAGACTCTTCAACCACGCGGTCCTGGGTGATCTGATCGCCAATATTCTGCTGCGTTGGAATCAGGGCGGCTGGACAACCTACAATCCCAATAACGCCGGCACCACCAGTTTCAACAACAACACCAATAACAAGATCCAGAACAACATTCAGTATCTCGACTACTTCGATGCCACCCTGCGTTTAAGCAAGTCCATCCAGATCCGCAAGGTCAATCTGCAGGTTTTCGCTGACATCAACAACCTCTTCAACACCCGTCGTCTCAATAACACCGGTGATCTGAACTATCGTAAATCCCTGCATCTGCCCCGGAGCGATGCCTACAACAATATCCCAGGCGACGATAAATTTGGCGATTACCGCAAGCCCGGCGTCGCCTGGCAGCCTATGGAGAATGGCGTGGACTTTAACTCCATCCCCTCCTCCAACCGTGCCTGGTATTACGACAAATCCACGAACGCTTACTGGTATTATACCGACAACGTTACGGTCCTGGAGGTTAAGGACCGCTGGGCCAAGGTCGATAAGGCCAAGGTCGATAAGGCCATCAAGGACAGGGCGTATATCGATATGCCCAATCCCTCCACTTACTGGTTCCTCAATCCGCGGACGGTCACCTTTGGGGTTCGTCTCGCCTTCGATATCGATTGA
- a CDS encoding PorV/PorQ family protein encodes MKKITAIRLFGSILVLLASVGGNAQDNQKLAQTSFKFLSVVSDAQGAAMAGAMTSLPLGSSALFFNPAGMANMERRADLSLSNNEWIADIRHYTVGLALNPANGKYGVVGLSLQYADFGSFIGTVVSKDPANLKGYEETGLFDLNAYAVGLGYARALTDRFSVGGQIRMAHQDLGESRIPNESKHIPIYDDSNHAIIGYEDSTATGTNRLTPLVFDFGTQFKTGVKSLVFGMSVRNFSKEIQYVYEQFQLPLVFTLGISMNLMDLFHEVPYNQSLVMSIDASHYRDHPEQLKVGLDYRIMNMIALRGGYVTASDENSGFSFGLGVYKSGFAFDYAYTPYGVFDNVQRMTARISL; translated from the coding sequence ATGAAAAAAATAACCGCAATTCGCCTTTTCGGAAGTATCCTGGTCCTGCTCGCCTCGGTCGGTGGAAATGCCCAGGATAACCAGAAACTGGCGCAGACCAGTTTCAAATTCCTGAGTGTCGTCTCTGACGCCCAGGGCGCCGCCATGGCCGGCGCAATGACCAGCCTGCCGTTGGGCTCCAGCGCCCTCTTTTTCAATCCGGCAGGGATGGCGAATATGGAAAGGCGCGCCGACCTATCGCTCAGCAATAACGAGTGGATCGCTGATATCCGGCACTATACGGTGGGCCTGGCACTCAATCCGGCCAATGGCAAATACGGCGTGGTCGGACTGAGTCTGCAGTATGCCGATTTTGGGAGCTTCATTGGCACAGTGGTCAGCAAGGATCCTGCCAACCTCAAAGGCTACGAAGAGACCGGCCTTTTCGATCTCAATGCCTATGCCGTGGGTCTCGGCTACGCCAGGGCGCTTACCGACCGCTTCAGCGTCGGTGGGCAAATCCGTATGGCCCATCAGGATCTCGGAGAGAGCCGGATTCCCAACGAATCCAAACACATCCCGATCTATGATGATTCGAATCACGCCATCATCGGCTATGAGGACTCGACGGCTACAGGCACCAACCGCCTCACGCCCCTGGTCTTCGACTTTGGCACCCAGTTCAAGACCGGCGTTAAGAGCCTCGTCTTCGGCATGTCGGTGCGTAACTTCTCCAAGGAAATTCAATATGTCTATGAGCAGTTCCAGCTGCCCCTGGTTTTCACCCTCGGGATCTCGATGAATCTGATGGATCTTTTTCATGAGGTCCCGTATAACCAGTCCCTGGTGATGAGCATCGATGCAAGCCATTACCGGGACCATCCCGAGCAGCTCAAGGTCGGATTGGATTACCGGATCATGAACATGATCGCCCTGCGCGGCGGCTATGTCACCGCCAGCGATGAGAACAGTGGCTTTTCGTTCGGACTCGGCGTCTATAAATCAGGCTTCGCCTTTGATTACGCCTATACCCCCTACGGGGTCTTCGATAACGTCCAGCGCATGACCGCCCGGATCTCACTGTAA
- a CDS encoding tetratricopeptide repeat protein produces the protein MKKQDRDVVLQAMNPRRRCLFTLLAVLLPLLLLGLFELLLRWIDFGPDLALFSQERFQGRTWYTLNPACKNRYFGNSTRFTPDPSPEYLGADKPAGTFRIFCLGGSTTVGYPYWYNGAFASFLRERLKALCPGQPVEVINLGMTATNSYTVLDIGRELFRYQPDLVIVYDGHNEFYGALGVASNARLTTSRTLNLLYLRLVHMRTFQLVREGLLKVLGLFGTQDEESVGRTTLMEQVAGGRTVPQGSRLYNQAFEIFQKNMLALADLCRQHHIPLLFSTQASNLRQQVPFVSLHAAGLDPAVIRRFQQLFQIGRDLQARGQADSARVPFQEAMQLDSSYAEVHYRLAQCCDALGHKEQALHEYQRARDLDALRFRTDSRFNDLIRSMAHREGCQVADIELCFKAASPDSLIGLNLISEHLHPTARGQFLMAAEYARILQQRGLPVPAAAWEHGGAAAESLLWQNRPLTPVDDYMAERKIALLTTRWPFQTRALPIPAVPASDTLRALADQAVRNQFGWVTVHERAAAYYLRRGERGRAAKEYETIINQLPHQVMAYLHLAKIHYDDQDFVKAETLLLASLQVEPTRVATRVLGDICLKQRRLTEAIRYYESLGRFPEDPATAPDTAYMLALAYFATGKAELAVSLLERTLRRFPGYQPARVLLARVKTAKNLPAEK, from the coding sequence GTGAAAAAGCAAGATCGTGATGTTGTGCTCCAGGCCATGAATCCCCGGCGAAGGTGTCTCTTCACCCTGCTTGCCGTGCTGCTACCCCTACTGCTTCTCGGCTTGTTCGAGCTTTTATTACGCTGGATTGATTTTGGCCCCGATCTCGCCCTTTTTTCGCAGGAGCGTTTTCAGGGCCGTACTTGGTACACCCTCAATCCCGCCTGCAAGAACCGTTATTTCGGCAACAGCACCCGTTTCACTCCGGATCCATCGCCGGAGTACCTAGGTGCGGACAAGCCGGCTGGAACCTTCCGGATTTTCTGCCTGGGTGGATCGACCACCGTCGGCTACCCCTACTGGTACAACGGGGCCTTTGCTTCCTTTCTCCGCGAGCGTCTGAAAGCGCTTTGTCCCGGCCAGCCGGTCGAGGTCATCAATCTCGGCATGACGGCGACTAACAGCTACACGGTGCTCGATATTGGCCGGGAGCTCTTCCGGTACCAGCCCGACCTTGTGATCGTCTACGACGGCCACAATGAATTCTATGGGGCGCTTGGAGTCGCCTCGAACGCACGCCTGACAACCTCCCGCACCCTCAATCTCCTCTATCTCCGACTGGTCCACATGCGCACCTTCCAACTCGTCCGGGAGGGGCTCCTCAAGGTGCTCGGCCTTTTCGGGACCCAGGATGAGGAATCGGTCGGGCGCACGACGCTGATGGAACAGGTCGCGGGCGGGCGCACAGTACCACAGGGAAGCCGGCTTTACAACCAGGCCTTTGAGATTTTTCAAAAGAACATGCTGGCGCTAGCGGATCTTTGCCGGCAGCATCACATCCCGCTGCTGTTTTCGACCCAGGCCTCCAACCTGCGCCAGCAGGTACCTTTTGTTTCGCTGCATGCCGCGGGCCTGGATCCGGCTGTCATCAGGCGATTTCAGCAGCTCTTCCAGATCGGGCGGGATCTGCAGGCTCGCGGTCAGGCGGATTCCGCGCGGGTCCCTTTTCAGGAGGCGATGCAGCTAGATTCCAGCTATGCCGAGGTCCATTATCGCCTGGCGCAGTGCTGCGATGCCCTCGGCCACAAGGAACAGGCCTTGCACGAATACCAGCGGGCGAGGGATCTTGATGCGCTGCGCTTCCGCACCGACAGCCGGTTCAACGATCTGATCCGCTCGATGGCGCACCGGGAGGGTTGCCAGGTCGCGGATATCGAACTCTGCTTCAAGGCAGCTTCGCCGGACTCCCTCATCGGCCTTAATCTCATCAGCGAACATCTTCATCCCACCGCTCGAGGACAGTTTCTGATGGCCGCGGAGTATGCCCGCATCTTGCAGCAGCGGGGTTTGCCGGTGCCGGCGGCGGCCTGGGAGCATGGTGGCGCAGCGGCGGAGAGCCTGCTCTGGCAGAACCGGCCCTTGACTCCGGTGGATGACTATATGGCCGAGCGCAAGATTGCTCTCCTTACCACCCGCTGGCCTTTTCAAACCCGGGCGCTGCCCATTCCAGCCGTCCCGGCCAGCGATACCCTACGCGCGCTCGCGGATCAAGCCGTCCGCAACCAGTTCGGCTGGGTCACCGTGCATGAGCGCGCCGCGGCCTATTATCTGCGGCGGGGCGAGCGCGGACGCGCAGCGAAAGAATACGAAACCATTATCAATCAGCTGCCGCACCAGGTCATGGCCTATCTCCATCTAGCAAAAATTCACTACGATGATCAGGATTTTGTCAAGGCGGAGACCCTGCTGCTGGCTTCACTGCAGGTGGAGCCCACCCGGGTGGCAACACGGGTTCTCGGTGACATTTGCCTCAAGCAGCGCCGTCTCACAGAAGCCATCCGCTACTACGAATCCCTGGGGCGCTTTCCGGAGGACCCGGCCACAGCACCCGATACGGCCTATATGCTTGCCCTGGCCTATTTTGCCACAGGAAAAGCGGAACTCGCCGTCAGCCTGCTCGAGCGCACCCTTCGGCGCTTCCCGGGCTATCAGCCTGCCCGGGTGCTGCTTGCGCGAGTGAAAACGGCAAAGAACCTCCCGGCGGAAAAGTGA
- a CDS encoding T9SS type A sorting domain-containing protein yields MRLTMSSLLCFLGLAGSTLLPAQTAENCFLVDFAPRTAWIPPSQAAAKPPANPDVIVTISTMDTLGKVSPYIFGNALAAWVGNDVMNKVLIGHIQELSPTLIRYPGGSWGDIFFWNGDPGDLPATIPDGANNGAAIPLSPQFGANSWTTTLDNYYSMRDQVNATQGLITVNYGYARYGLGDKPVERAAHLAADWVRHDEGRTKFWEIGNENAGPWEAGWQIDTTRNRDGQPKIITGEIYGRHFRIFADSMRAAAAEMDETIYIGGQILHYDGTTSWNVADRTWNEGFFREVGGSADFYVMHNYFGSTGVSKARSQIDLARSEINKNITFIRQDIARKQAFSRPVALTEWNMVDHPQAVTSIANGMQAVVLSCEMIQNQFGLSARWLLVHWESGGMFYKGANPAIPAWSPRPDFYYLYYLQRFTGNHSIKSAVAGSSDVLSYATTFASGELGVVTVNKGATEQIIQLSPQDFSPGGQYYLYSLVGETSEQWAQKVVVNDAGPSGAAWGPVEGLEKILARAYDTNGGIRYTSPPLSVQYVLISRAVNRVESAPPLTPDHFELGPNYPNPFNARTMISYRLPHEIEVRLRILDLSGREVAQLLAGTRQQAGVYRIAFDASCLSSGLYLCRLEAGPLAATRKMLLIK; encoded by the coding sequence ATGCGTCTTACCATGTCAAGCCTGCTTTGTTTCCTCGGCCTCGCGGGATCCACGCTGCTTCCGGCGCAAACGGCCGAGAACTGTTTTCTCGTGGATTTCGCCCCCAGGACGGCGTGGATCCCACCCTCTCAGGCGGCGGCTAAACCGCCCGCCAATCCGGACGTGATCGTGACCATCAGCACCATGGATACGCTTGGCAAGGTTTCCCCGTACATCTTTGGCAATGCCCTGGCGGCCTGGGTAGGCAATGACGTGATGAACAAGGTGCTTATCGGCCATATCCAGGAGCTCTCCCCCACCCTCATCCGCTATCCCGGCGGCAGCTGGGGCGATATCTTTTTTTGGAATGGCGATCCAGGCGACCTGCCTGCCACCATCCCCGACGGCGCCAACAATGGCGCAGCGATCCCCCTCTCCCCTCAGTTCGGTGCGAACAGCTGGACCACGACTCTGGATAACTATTATTCCATGCGCGATCAGGTCAACGCAACCCAGGGATTGATCACCGTCAACTATGGCTATGCCCGCTACGGCCTTGGTGATAAACCGGTGGAGCGCGCCGCCCATCTGGCTGCCGACTGGGTCCGCCATGATGAAGGTCGCACCAAATTCTGGGAGATCGGTAATGAGAACGCCGGGCCGTGGGAAGCCGGCTGGCAGATTGATACCACCCGCAACCGGGACGGCCAACCCAAAATCATCACCGGCGAGATCTATGGACGCCACTTTAGAATTTTCGCTGATTCCATGCGGGCCGCGGCGGCCGAAATGGATGAAACCATTTACATCGGCGGTCAGATCCTCCACTATGACGGCACGACCAGCTGGAATGTCGCGGACCGAACCTGGAATGAAGGGTTTTTCCGGGAAGTCGGTGGGAGTGCGGATTTTTATGTGATGCACAATTATTTCGGCAGCACCGGGGTCAGCAAGGCCAGGAGCCAGATCGATCTGGCGCGCAGCGAGATCAACAAAAACATAACCTTCATCCGCCAGGATATCGCCCGGAAACAGGCCTTCAGCAGACCGGTCGCCCTGACGGAGTGGAATATGGTCGATCATCCCCAGGCCGTGACCTCCATCGCGAACGGCATGCAGGCCGTCGTGCTCAGCTGCGAGATGATCCAGAACCAGTTCGGCCTGTCGGCCCGCTGGCTGCTGGTTCATTGGGAATCCGGCGGGATGTTCTACAAGGGCGCCAACCCGGCCATTCCAGCCTGGAGCCCGCGTCCCGACTTTTACTATCTCTACTACCTGCAGCGTTTCACCGGCAACCACAGCATCAAATCAGCTGTGGCCGGCAGCAGCGATGTGCTCTCGTACGCCACTACCTTCGCCTCCGGCGAGCTGGGCGTGGTGACCGTCAACAAGGGCGCCACCGAACAGATCATCCAGCTCTCGCCGCAAGATTTCTCCCCAGGCGGCCAATACTACCTCTACTCGCTCGTCGGAGAGACCAGCGAGCAATGGGCGCAAAAGGTCGTGGTGAACGACGCCGGCCCATCGGGAGCAGCCTGGGGACCGGTTGAGGGGCTGGAAAAGATACTCGCCCGGGCTTACGACACCAACGGCGGGATCCGCTACACCTCACCGCCGTTGTCGGTGCAGTATGTGCTCATTAGCCGCGCCGTGAACCGCGTCGAATCCGCACCCCCCCTAACGCCGGACCATTTCGAACTCGGCCCCAATTATCCGAATCCCTTCAACGCCCGGACCATGATCTCTTATCGTCTACCCCATGAGATAGAGGTGAGGCTGCGGATCCTGGACCTGAGCGGGCGAGAGGTCGCTCAATTGCTCGCTGGCACCCGGCAGCAAGCTGGTGTGTACCGCATCGCGTTTGATGCCAGCTGTCTCAGCAGCGGCCTCTATCTCTGTAGACTGGAGGCAGGCCCCCTCGCTGCAACCCGGAAAATGCTCCTGATCAAGTGA
- a CDS encoding T9SS type A sorting domain-containing protein, which translates to MRIRAIVTIMALVLMTSWAFSQEYSARESFDYPIGASIDTLMGAAANGFQGGWYKIVAAAPNAAVASDAGLPYDDLNYNVPHAGNHLESVPLATATEQRWGRHLDKTWPCVAGNVYWISIIMDVKNATDNATWVGVKYYDGDTGELGMFGKGHGMDKYSVGSGWHGSAGPEVSNVSWDAGPVWLVGKTVMKGVGNPAYDTTYMWINPDPTAGEPSTTTADAVANTSMENGFNTVRIEFGGTVGDGLQVSFDELRMGTSFAAVSSDIYLARESFEYPVGTSIDAGMGTAGNGWQDAWYTIVAAQAGAAITSDTGLPYDDLNYSIANVGNHLESVPLATATEQRWGRRLDKTWPCVAGQNYWISFIMDVKNASDNATWLGIKYYDGDTGELGMFGKGHGMDKYTVGSGWHGSAGPEVSNVSWDAGPVWIVGKTVMKGVGNADYDTTYMWINPDPAGGQPAVAAADAVANTSMENGFNTVRIEFGGTVGDGLQASFDELRMGTTWGDISTPLLATAVESHPVASPESFSLSQNYPNPFNPSTTINYTLRTTGKVRLAVYDMTGREVAVLVDQVQNAGEHIARFTPKDLPSGIYVYQLRTADQLLSNKMVLIK; encoded by the coding sequence ATGCGTATTCGAGCAATTGTTACCATTATGGCCCTTGTGTTGATGACCTCCTGGGCCTTCTCCCAGGAGTACTCCGCCAGAGAATCCTTCGATTATCCCATCGGCGCCTCCATCGATACCCTCATGGGCGCAGCAGCCAACGGCTTTCAGGGCGGGTGGTACAAGATCGTCGCTGCGGCCCCCAATGCGGCCGTCGCTTCCGATGCCGGCCTGCCCTATGACGACCTTAACTACAACGTCCCCCACGCCGGCAATCACCTCGAAAGTGTGCCGTTGGCTACCGCCACCGAGCAGCGCTGGGGCCGGCACCTCGATAAAACCTGGCCCTGCGTCGCCGGCAACGTCTACTGGATCAGTATTATAATGGATGTCAAGAACGCCACCGACAACGCCACCTGGGTCGGCGTCAAGTACTACGACGGCGATACCGGCGAACTCGGCATGTTCGGCAAAGGGCACGGCATGGACAAATACTCCGTAGGCAGCGGCTGGCATGGCAGCGCCGGCCCTGAAGTATCCAATGTCTCCTGGGATGCCGGCCCGGTCTGGCTGGTTGGCAAGACCGTAATGAAGGGCGTTGGCAACCCTGCCTACGACACCACCTACATGTGGATCAATCCCGATCCGACCGCGGGCGAGCCCAGCACGACAACCGCTGATGCCGTGGCCAATACCAGCATGGAAAACGGTTTCAATACAGTCCGCATCGAATTCGGCGGCACCGTCGGTGACGGGCTCCAGGTCAGTTTCGACGAACTGCGCATGGGTACCTCCTTCGCCGCAGTCTCCTCCGACATCTACCTGGCCCGCGAATCCTTCGAGTACCCCGTCGGCACCTCCATTGATGCCGGAATGGGCACTGCGGGCAATGGCTGGCAGGATGCCTGGTATACCATAGTTGCTGCCCAGGCTGGCGCCGCGATCACTTCCGATACCGGCCTGCCCTATGACGATCTCAACTACAGCATCGCCAATGTCGGCAATCACCTCGAAAGCGTGCCGTTAGCAACCGCCACCGAGCAGCGCTGGGGCCGTCGCCTCGATAAAACCTGGCCTTGCGTCGCCGGTCAGAACTACTGGATCAGCTTTATCATGGATGTCAAGAACGCTTCCGACAACGCGACCTGGCTTGGCATCAAATATTATGATGGCGATACCGGCGAGCTGGGGATGTTCGGCAAAGGCCACGGCATGGACAAATACACCGTGGGCAGCGGATGGCATGGCAGCGCCGGCCCCGAAGTCTCCAACGTCTCCTGGGATGCCGGCCCGGTATGGATCGTCGGCAAAACAGTCATGAAGGGCGTCGGCAACGCCGATTATGACACCACCTACATGTGGATCAACCCGGATCCGGCAGGTGGACAGCCCGCCGTAGCGGCCGCGGACGCCGTTGCCAACACCAGCATGGAGAACGGCTTCAACACGGTCCGCATCGAATTCGGCGGCACGGTGGGTGACGGCCTCCAAGCCAGTTTTGATGAGCTGCGGATGGGCACCACATGGGGCGACATCTCCACGCCACTGCTCGCCACTGCAGTGGAGTCCCACCCGGTCGCCTCGCCGGAATCGTTCAGCCTTTCCCAGAACTATCCGAACCCCTTCAATCCGAGCACCACGATCAATTATACGCTCCGGACCACCGGCAAGGTGCGTCTCGCCGTCTATGATATGACCGGGCGCGAGGTGGCGGTTCTCGTGGATCAGGTCCAGAATGCCGGCGAGCACATCGCCCGCTTCACCCCGAAGGACCTGCCCAGCGGCATCTATGTCTATCAACTCAGGACTGCTGATCAGCTCCTCAGCAACAAGATGGTCCTGATCAAGTAA